The Corynebacterium renale genome includes a region encoding these proteins:
- a CDS encoding RNA-binding domain-containing protein — protein MDLSFDSPHLPDLVRNALISIYEGATADSQESTVLEFKEDPALNEKSRGRNARAEIIEKLIEESICMANGPASGGYIVVGIADKKAGPEAFLGTDLDEEDVAKKIFNRTKPNMRVDVTPVMLGDVRVLVVYVPEALDVYSRQSGAASKRIGSKCEPLSDEERQALAFERRNPDFSNRVSSSTVEDYSPDVIAEARRLLRIRREGPGETAHVPETTTGLLRELGLLDANGSPKRAADILFAQRPPGVVTVRHLWRTFPGADPQVQEYSGPLLVDLPRLRRKMEENADTEIGRVSFANGQEIPIPRFPAQAIDEVIINALVHRDWRINDAVVVDQTARLLKVWSPGPLPIGVTEQNLLTTRSIPRNGRLMATMRMLGLAEESSRGFDRMWASMIRTGRDVPEVHATETHVEVILAAGEPDLEFVRALSDLSSVFGPEVVESVNVLIILWHLWSSPMITERTVCAQTQIGALECKDLMAGLEECGLLEAVGQSREWVLSGKAQKVMGILGNGEIAAVSAQEWIREKLDSGESVSSTEISERLGIARKEATDYLRHLRTLGQAQIDPSGPSRGPGTRWIAK, from the coding sequence ATGGATTTGAGCTTCGATAGCCCTCACCTGCCGGATCTTGTGCGCAATGCGCTCATCAGCATCTATGAAGGCGCAACTGCCGATAGCCAAGAGTCAACGGTCTTGGAATTTAAAGAGGATCCTGCGTTGAATGAAAAGTCGCGAGGCAGAAATGCGCGCGCAGAAATCATCGAGAAGCTCATCGAAGAATCAATTTGTATGGCTAATGGGCCAGCGTCTGGTGGCTACATCGTCGTTGGCATCGCGGATAAAAAGGCAGGGCCCGAGGCGTTTTTAGGCACTGATCTTGATGAAGAAGACGTGGCTAAAAAAATCTTTAATCGAACTAAGCCAAATATGCGTGTTGATGTTACTCCGGTGATGCTCGGCGACGTTCGTGTGCTTGTGGTGTATGTTCCAGAGGCGCTCGACGTGTACAGCCGCCAAAGTGGCGCGGCAAGTAAAAGAATTGGCAGTAAGTGTGAGCCACTTAGTGATGAAGAACGTCAAGCGCTTGCTTTTGAGCGCAGGAATCCCGATTTTTCCAATCGGGTAAGTTCCTCCACAGTTGAAGATTACAGTCCAGATGTCATCGCGGAAGCGCGAAGGCTTCTCCGCATACGACGAGAAGGTCCTGGAGAAACAGCCCATGTTCCGGAAACAACCACCGGCCTCTTGCGTGAGCTTGGACTCCTCGACGCTAACGGTTCCCCTAAACGCGCAGCCGACATACTTTTCGCCCAACGTCCCCCGGGAGTGGTTACGGTACGGCATCTGTGGAGAACTTTCCCGGGAGCAGACCCCCAAGTACAGGAATACTCCGGCCCACTACTGGTAGATCTTCCCCGCCTACGACGGAAGATGGAAGAAAACGCTGACACCGAAATTGGCCGTGTGAGTTTTGCGAACGGGCAAGAAATTCCCATTCCTCGGTTCCCTGCCCAGGCTATTGATGAAGTAATCATCAATGCGCTAGTGCATAGAGATTGGCGAATCAATGATGCGGTGGTCGTCGACCAAACGGCTCGCTTGCTCAAAGTATGGTCGCCTGGGCCTCTCCCGATAGGAGTGACTGAACAAAACCTGCTGACCACCCGCTCTATCCCGCGTAATGGACGGCTCATGGCGACGATGCGCATGTTGGGGTTAGCAGAGGAAAGCTCACGCGGGTTCGACCGCATGTGGGCGTCGATGATTAGGACCGGACGTGACGTGCCGGAAGTCCACGCAACAGAAACGCATGTAGAAGTTATCTTGGCTGCGGGTGAACCCGACCTCGAATTTGTGCGCGCTTTATCTGATTTGTCCAGCGTGTTTGGCCCCGAAGTTGTAGAAAGCGTCAACGTCCTCATCATTTTATGGCACCTGTGGAGTTCGCCGATGATAACGGAGCGAACTGTATGTGCTCAGACGCAGATCGGTGCCCTGGAATGTAAAGATCTCATGGCAGGTCTAGAAGAATGTGGCCTGCTTGAGGCGGTGGGCCAGAGCAGGGAATGGGTATTGAGCGGAAAAGCCCAGAAGGTGATGGGGATTTTGGGCAATGGAGAGATAGCTGCTGTGTCTGCCCAGGAGTGGATTCGTGAAAAATTGGACAGTGGCGAATCTGTATCGTCTACGGAGATAAGCGAACGCCTCGGAATCGCCCGAAAAGAGGCAACTGATTATCTCCGCCATCTGCGTACCTTAGGTCAAGCCCAGATTGATCCTAGTGGCCCTTCGCGGGGGCCTGGTACGAGGTGGATCGCGAAATAA
- a CDS encoding YfbU family protein: MLDSITIRIPSDLKKVIIDEARALGTTQSDFLRQIIESSIGQVSSSNDRTMAEAELSLSPFERGMLRLQVQTILAVNGKLPAEFYDEERLKMAAQVLDKGFSGEYSSILPEAEAELSVADCELVWDILDMFRVLESSVESLGDTGWQGLGLADAEYYGKFRGFDGNNNLESKLGSYVRFLIASGRWEEQRGFVEKTDGNSHCEMLPTYRRMLATFKPIWREVSVRGSRGHLDVDEIRTTLMAGGARSDTALKDE, translated from the coding sequence ATGCTTGATTCTATAACGATTCGCATCCCAAGCGATTTGAAGAAGGTCATCATCGATGAGGCGAGAGCGCTGGGTACAACACAAAGCGACTTTTTGCGCCAAATAATTGAAAGCAGTATTGGTCAGGTAAGTTCGTCCAACGATCGAACTATGGCTGAAGCGGAATTATCACTGAGCCCATTTGAAAGAGGGATGCTTCGCTTGCAAGTACAGACGATCCTTGCTGTAAATGGAAAGCTTCCAGCAGAGTTCTATGATGAGGAACGATTGAAGATGGCTGCTCAGGTTCTTGATAAAGGATTTTCTGGCGAATACTCCAGTATCCTTCCCGAAGCTGAGGCGGAACTGAGCGTCGCTGATTGTGAACTTGTGTGGGACATATTGGATATGTTCCGAGTGCTTGAGAGCAGTGTTGAATCACTCGGCGATACGGGCTGGCAGGGACTGGGATTGGCTGACGCCGAATATTATGGCAAATTTCGGGGCTTCGACGGCAATAACAACCTAGAATCCAAATTGGGAAGCTATGTGCGGTTTCTTATTGCCTCGGGTCGCTGGGAAGAGCAGCGTGGTTTCGTGGAAAAAACGGATGGGAATTCCCATTGCGAAATGCTGCCGACTTACCGCCGGATGCTGGCTACCTTCAAACCTATTTGGAGAGAGGTAAGTGTGCGAGGTAGCAGAGGTCACCTCGATGTTGATGAAATTAGAACTACTCTCATGGCGGGTGGAGCTCGTAGTGACACGGCTTTGAAAGATGAGTAG
- a CDS encoding phosphatase PAP2 family protein, whose protein sequence is MPVFDQAVILWTGLFSPELNLLWVLVAVGLARRAPGGFRVGALVGVAAASLSCTVLKRVFGRERPPEELALIIETNASFPSGHATAAGALVGIALVTRRPWLIALAVVHAVVIGWTRLYVGVHWLSDVVAGWILGAVVAYVVCRLVMRLWGRISYREGR, encoded by the coding sequence GTGCCCGTCTTTGACCAGGCCGTCATATTATGGACCGGCCTGTTTTCCCCCGAGCTCAACCTGCTGTGGGTACTTGTTGCCGTCGGGTTGGCGCGCCGGGCTCCCGGCGGCTTTCGAGTCGGCGCGCTGGTCGGGGTGGCTGCCGCTTCGCTGAGCTGCACTGTGCTCAAGCGCGTTTTCGGACGCGAGCGGCCACCCGAAGAGTTAGCGCTGATTATCGAAACGAACGCCTCCTTCCCCTCCGGGCACGCAACCGCCGCCGGCGCTTTAGTAGGGATCGCGCTGGTCACGCGCCGGCCCTGGCTGATCGCGCTCGCTGTGGTGCATGCGGTGGTGATCGGGTGGACACGCCTCTACGTAGGCGTGCACTGGCTTAGCGACGTCGTGGCCGGCTGGATCTTGGGCGCGGTAGTTGCGTATGTGGTGTGCCGGCTGGTTATGCGGTTGTGGGGGCGGATTTCGTATCGCGAGGGTCGTTGA
- a CDS encoding LPXTG cell wall anchor domain-containing protein, which translates to MLGAIAATSRKPTNWKLKGNAQLDAGEYAIVANIRKCELPKTGGIDVWTQAALSLLIIGGGIFLARRKA; encoded by the coding sequence GTGCTTGGGGCAATCGCGGCAACGTCGAGAAAACCTACGAACTGGAAGCTGAAAGGCAATGCACAGCTGGACGCTGGTGAATACGCCATTGTGGCCAACATCCGCAAGTGTGAACTCCCCAAGACTGGTGGAATCGATGTATGGACGCAAGCTGCACTCAGCTTGCTGATCATCGGTGGCGGTATCTTCCTGGCTCGCAGGAAGGCATAA
- a CDS encoding trypsin-like serine protease has protein sequence MKLDGVTSIIGILISIIVAVLGIVFGSGEGSSGPVTGSSSSAAGPVTVSQGMGITSPQGMSFLWQKNIECTIGYVDGPRKVAYTARHCAQEGDPTDTNYIGVEIRTSDGRRIGETVHPQKYQGRTPYLSYTAKESDLVAIALDDDVIAGANVYSGDSIVDYSYLSPGTRVCTYGRVAKATRCGTISHLHDDAFVRTVRTTESGGRWSVTGDSGGPVWLENGGGFVGIHNGSYLVDGVYKGTFFTGF, from the coding sequence ATGAAACTTGACGGCGTGACATCAATCATCGGAATCCTTATTTCCATCATCGTAGCCGTTCTGGGAATTGTTTTTGGGTCCGGAGAGGGTTCTAGCGGGCCAGTTACAGGCTCTTCGTCATCTGCTGCGGGACCCGTCACTGTCTCTCAAGGAATGGGTATTACCAGCCCCCAGGGAATGAGCTTTCTCTGGCAAAAGAATATCGAATGTACCATCGGATATGTGGATGGGCCCCGAAAAGTTGCTTACACTGCGCGCCATTGTGCGCAGGAGGGCGATCCCACAGACACCAACTACATCGGTGTAGAAATCCGTACGTCGGACGGGCGTCGTATCGGCGAGACTGTCCACCCGCAGAAGTATCAGGGGCGCACCCCGTATCTGTCCTACACCGCTAAAGAGTCGGACCTTGTAGCCATTGCCCTTGACGATGATGTTATCGCTGGCGCTAACGTCTACTCCGGTGATTCAATAGTTGACTACAGCTACCTTTCCCCTGGCACGCGCGTGTGCACGTATGGGCGCGTCGCTAAGGCGACCCGCTGTGGCACGATCAGCCATCTTCACGATGACGCATTCGTTCGTACCGTCCGTACCACAGAAAGCGGCGGTCGGTGGTCGGTCACCGGCGATTCGGGCGGACCTGTCTGGCTTGAGAATGGTGGTGGGTTCGTCGGTATTCATAACGGCTCATACCTCGTAGACGGCGTGTATAAGGGCACTTTCTTCACCGGTTTTTAG
- a CDS encoding helix-turn-helix domain-containing protein, with protein sequence MKQHSGIGAQAREQRRAMNLTQEDVAELALVSERFIRDFEQGKTTVRMDKVEAVLNVLGLDLAAVQHIPEALRRSP encoded by the coding sequence GTGAAACAACATTCAGGCATCGGTGCACAAGCTCGCGAACAGCGGCGCGCCATGAACCTCACCCAGGAGGACGTCGCGGAGCTGGCGCTGGTATCCGAACGCTTCATTCGCGACTTCGAACAGGGGAAAACTACAGTCCGCATGGATAAAGTCGAGGCTGTGCTCAACGTGCTCGGCCTTGACCTTGCTGCCGTGCAGCACATCCCGGAGGCCCTGCGCCGATCGCCTTAG
- a CDS encoding bifunctional hydroxymethylpyrimidine kinase/phosphomethylpyrimidine kinase: MHTYTFVPNSGQNSGSIPRVLSIAGTDPTGGAGIQADIKSITAAGGFAYSVTTALVAQNTTGVQEIHTPPVDFLKAQLHSVADDVAIDAVKIGMLGTTEITQAIAEFIAAIPCPVVLDPVMIASSGDRLLDAHAEAAVLDLAKHADLLTPNLPELAVLVGAEPATTKKDGIAQATKLARQLNAHVLMKGGHFTGEAADNALVSPDGAVTDVPVYRVDTENTHGTGCSLSSAIATRLAAGHTPADAVRWASRWLHEAILHADDLHIGTGHGPVDHSHTARRMVRQASPSTWAPSTSAPTEPILPAAGPYTQQLWERTAGYLTDTLNLPFIQQLGAGTLRTEDFLFYLHQDSLYLGKYAIALTQLGGQWAQDANNAIAAEHEMQATWLKGRQPATMSRVTQGYTDFLLASVFSREAAVGQAAVLPCYWLYYEVGAHLEAQNHPEHPYHNWLATYGGEEFKASVTGAIARVEEAIAASPELFEDALHAFDLASRFEVEFFAQADTAWVVR; the protein is encoded by the coding sequence TTGCATACTTATACTTTTGTACCCAATTCCGGCCAGAATTCTGGTTCCATTCCGCGCGTTCTTTCCATCGCGGGCACTGACCCCACTGGGGGTGCGGGTATTCAGGCGGACATCAAGTCGATCACCGCGGCGGGCGGTTTCGCGTATAGCGTGACTACGGCGCTCGTCGCGCAGAACACTACGGGTGTGCAGGAGATTCATACTCCGCCCGTGGATTTCCTCAAAGCCCAGTTGCATTCGGTGGCTGATGATGTTGCCATCGACGCCGTCAAAATCGGCATGCTCGGCACCACCGAAATCACACAAGCGATCGCAGAGTTCATTGCCGCGATCCCGTGCCCGGTAGTCCTGGACCCTGTCATGATCGCGTCGTCTGGGGATAGGCTTCTCGACGCCCACGCCGAGGCAGCCGTCCTGGACCTAGCTAAGCATGCGGATCTGCTTACCCCGAACCTTCCTGAGCTGGCGGTTCTCGTGGGCGCGGAACCCGCAACCACCAAGAAGGATGGCATCGCGCAGGCCACGAAGCTGGCCCGGCAGTTGAATGCGCACGTCCTTATGAAGGGTGGCCATTTCACCGGTGAGGCCGCCGATAACGCCCTGGTTAGCCCGGATGGCGCGGTGACGGATGTGCCGGTCTACCGGGTGGATACGGAGAATACGCACGGTACGGGCTGTTCGCTGTCGTCGGCGATCGCTACGCGTTTGGCTGCGGGTCACACGCCGGCAGACGCGGTGCGGTGGGCGTCGCGGTGGCTGCATGAGGCCATTTTGCACGCCGATGACCTGCACATTGGTACCGGTCACGGTCCGGTTGATCACTCGCATACGGCGCGTCGGATGGTCAGGCAGGCGTCGCCAAGCACCTGGGCGCCGAGCACGTCCGCACCGACCGAGCCGATCCTGCCGGCGGCGGGCCCGTACACACAGCAACTGTGGGAACGCACCGCAGGTTACCTGACCGATACCCTGAACCTGCCGTTTATTCAGCAGTTGGGCGCGGGCACGTTGCGCACGGAGGATTTCCTGTTCTACCTGCACCAGGATTCCCTGTACCTGGGCAAATACGCTATCGCGTTGACGCAGCTGGGTGGCCAGTGGGCGCAGGACGCGAACAATGCGATTGCCGCTGAGCATGAGATGCAGGCAACCTGGCTGAAGGGTCGCCAGCCTGCGACGATGTCGCGCGTGACGCAGGGCTATACGGACTTCCTGCTGGCGTCGGTGTTTTCCCGGGAGGCCGCGGTGGGGCAGGCGGCGGTGCTGCCGTGTTACTGGCTGTATTACGAGGTCGGGGCGCATTTGGAGGCGCAGAACCACCCCGAGCACCCGTACCATAACTGGCTGGCCACGTACGGTGGCGAGGAGTTCAAGGCGTCCGTGACGGGTGCGATTGCGCGCGTCGAGGAAGCGATAGCAGCTTCTCCGGAACTCTTCGAGGACGCGCTGCACGCCTTTGACCTGGCATCGCGCTTCGAGGTGGAGTTCTTCGCCCAGGCTGACACGGCGTGGGTGGTGCGCTAA
- a CDS encoding thiamine phosphate synthase, translated as MHDLDLRCYFVTGRLPDTSGEFEQIARIAAQAAAGGAGVVQVRSKPITVRELTDLAIRVAAAVHEANPGTRVLIDDRVDLAAALMGEHHIHGVHIGQDDLRPDLARKVLEPEAIIGLTTGTLDLVRGAAEFADCLDYVGAGPFRPTPTKDSGRPPIGLEGYPELVAASPVPVVAIGDVHAADALDLAKTGVAGVAIVREFMHSPDPQAMARNIVACF; from the coding sequence ATGCATGACCTGGATCTGCGCTGTTACTTCGTTACCGGACGCCTGCCGGACACTAGCGGCGAATTCGAACAGATCGCCCGCATCGCGGCGCAGGCGGCGGCCGGCGGGGCGGGCGTGGTACAAGTTCGCAGCAAACCGATCACGGTGCGCGAGCTCACTGACCTGGCTATTCGCGTCGCCGCCGCAGTCCACGAGGCAAACCCCGGCACCAGGGTGCTTATCGACGACCGCGTCGACCTCGCAGCCGCCCTCATGGGAGAACACCACATCCACGGGGTCCACATCGGCCAGGATGACCTGCGCCCTGACCTCGCCCGGAAAGTCCTAGAACCGGAAGCCATCATTGGCCTGACCACCGGCACCCTGGACCTGGTGCGCGGGGCGGCCGAATTCGCAGACTGCCTGGATTATGTGGGGGCCGGCCCCTTCCGGCCCACGCCAACGAAGGATTCCGGGCGCCCACCCATCGGCCTGGAGGGCTACCCCGAATTGGTAGCAGCATCTCCGGTTCCGGTTGTGGCGATCGGTGACGTGCACGCCGCCGACGCTTTAGACCTCGCGAAAACCGGCGTGGCCGGTGTAGCAATCGTGCGTGAATTCATGCACTCCCCCGATCCGCAAGCAATGGCAAGGAATATTGTCGCATGCTTTTAG
- a CDS encoding thiazole synthase, whose translation MLSIAGKEFESHLVMGTGGATSFDILEQSLKASGTQLTTVAMRRHSAHTQGGESIFQMLTRLGIDLLPNTAGCRTARDAVLTAQLAREALGTNWVKVEVIADEHTLLPDTTELLDACETLVAEDFVVLAYTSDDPVVAKRLEQVGVAAVMPLGAPIGTGLGILNPHNIELICARAEVPVLLDAGIGTASDAALAMELGCSGVLLASAINRCQDPVAMAHAIRHAVEAGRLARAAQPIPKRTHAEGALASSSFEGLASWADQVL comes from the coding sequence GTGCTCAGCATTGCAGGCAAAGAATTCGAATCCCACCTGGTCATGGGCACCGGCGGGGCCACCAGCTTCGATATCCTCGAGCAATCGCTCAAAGCCAGCGGCACGCAGCTGACCACGGTAGCGATGCGCCGCCACAGCGCCCACACCCAGGGCGGGGAATCCATTTTCCAGATGCTCACCCGCCTGGGCATCGACCTGCTGCCCAACACGGCCGGCTGCCGCACCGCCCGCGACGCCGTCCTCACCGCCCAACTCGCCCGCGAGGCCCTGGGCACAAACTGGGTAAAGGTCGAGGTCATCGCCGACGAGCACACCCTGCTCCCCGACACCACAGAGCTTCTCGACGCCTGCGAAACCCTCGTGGCCGAAGACTTTGTAGTCTTGGCGTACACGTCGGACGACCCGGTCGTCGCGAAGCGCCTGGAGCAGGTGGGCGTGGCTGCGGTCATGCCACTCGGCGCGCCGATCGGCACAGGCCTGGGCATTTTGAACCCGCACAACATCGAATTGATCTGCGCCCGGGCGGAGGTTCCCGTGCTTCTCGACGCCGGCATCGGCACCGCCTCCGACGCAGCCCTTGCCATGGAATTGGGGTGCAGTGGTGTGCTGCTAGCCAGCGCGATCAACCGCTGCCAGGATCCCGTCGCAATGGCCCACGCCATACGCCACGCTGTCGAAGCCGGGCGCCTGGCTCGTGCGGCGCAGCCGATCCCGAAGCGCACCCACGCCGAAGGGGCGCTGGCGTCCTCCTCCTTCGAAGGGCTGGCAAGCTGGGCGGACCAGGTCCTATGA
- the thiS gene encoding sulfur carrier protein ThiS, with amino-acid sequence MDITVNGQARSVAEGLSVAELVADVTGAGQPQGVAVAVDGAVVPASKWEQVLSDGAVVDILTAVQGG; translated from the coding sequence ATGGACATCACAGTAAATGGGCAGGCGCGCAGCGTCGCTGAAGGCCTGAGCGTAGCTGAGCTCGTGGCGGACGTAACCGGCGCCGGGCAGCCGCAAGGCGTCGCGGTTGCCGTGGATGGCGCCGTGGTACCCGCCAGCAAGTGGGAGCAGGTGCTCTCAGATGGGGCGGTAGTTGATATTCTCACCGCGGTTCAAGGAGGCTAA
- a CDS encoding ThiF family adenylyltransferase produces the protein MSLPDNELRRVARQTLLPGFGLPQQEALHNAHVLIIGAGGLGCPVAQALAATGVGTISIIDDDTVDLTNIHRQILFTAADVGRPKVDAAAERLRGHQPGITVNPLRERLTAENAVEKVAGVDLLIDGSDTFATKYLAADAAELTGTPLIWGSVLRFRGDVALWWSGGQAGRGVGLRDLYPTQPDPASAPDCATAGVLGVTTSVVGGLMATEAVKFLAGMDSVVPGHLLMYDALSASIRQFHVAADPARELVTSLDAHFGAGPACGVSSGVLSLLDSGAACVLDVREPAERLIDPIRIDAPVLALPTSIWERDPFAVESLLASVPKHDVVVVCASGVRSQRFVDAFADDATARGLRLFSLPGGVQCLK, from the coding sequence ATGAGCCTCCCCGACAACGAACTACGCCGCGTCGCCCGCCAAACGCTCCTGCCCGGCTTCGGACTCCCACAACAGGAGGCCCTCCACAACGCGCACGTGCTCATCATCGGCGCAGGTGGCCTGGGGTGCCCGGTGGCGCAAGCCCTCGCCGCAACCGGAGTGGGAACTATCAGTATCATCGACGACGACACCGTCGACCTAACCAACATCCACCGCCAAATCCTGTTCACCGCCGCCGACGTCGGCCGCCCCAAAGTCGACGCCGCCGCCGAGCGCCTCCGCGGGCACCAACCCGGCATCACCGTCAACCCACTCCGCGAACGCCTCACCGCGGAGAATGCCGTCGAGAAAGTCGCCGGGGTCGACCTGCTTATCGACGGCTCCGATACCTTCGCAACCAAATACCTCGCAGCAGACGCTGCAGAACTGACCGGCACCCCACTGATCTGGGGTTCCGTGCTGCGCTTCCGCGGCGACGTCGCGCTGTGGTGGTCCGGCGGTCAGGCCGGCCGGGGCGTGGGCCTTCGCGACCTCTACCCCACCCAACCCGATCCCGCATCCGCGCCCGACTGCGCAACCGCCGGTGTGCTGGGCGTCACCACGAGTGTGGTCGGCGGACTCATGGCCACCGAGGCCGTGAAATTTCTCGCCGGCATGGACTCCGTGGTGCCGGGGCACTTGCTCATGTACGACGCCCTCAGCGCCAGCATCCGCCAGTTCCACGTTGCCGCCGACCCGGCGCGCGAGCTTGTGACCTCCTTGGATGCGCACTTCGGGGCTGGCCCGGCGTGTGGTGTGAGCTCCGGCGTGTTATCGCTTTTGGACAGCGGTGCCGCGTGTGTACTGGACGTCCGCGAACCCGCCGAGCGTCTCATCGACCCCATCCGTATTGATGCACCAGTCTTGGCGCTACCCACCTCTATCTGGGAGCGTGACCCCTTCGCCGTCGAATCACTGCTGGCCTCCGTGCCGAAGCACGACGTTGTAGTGGTGTGCGCCTCTGGAGTGCGGTCGCAGCGCTTCGTCGACGCGTTCGCCGACGACGCCACCGCGCGCGGCCTCCGCCTGTTCAGCCTGCCCGGCGGTGTACAGTGCCTGAAGTGA
- the thiO gene encoding glycine oxidase ThiO: MLLERSFPHVIVGAGIIGLSTAFELFSRGVPATDIAIIDPAPRSGATFAAGGMLAPCAEVQYKQEPLYPLMVESARLYPDLITRLQEYTDQDLGYRTESTFVVAADRADATHLKELTTHQQGHLFEVERLTLRQARAKEPALHPQLAGVVEIPGDHQINPRMYSAALLAVLQERGVAFVEKQATALNREDGRVTSVECGDLRVDVSDTAYLCNGLGAAQVTGWYPGEKNPLQLRPVRGDMLRLRVPEGQEPPVGRVIRGFVEDRPIYIIPRTDGTIAVGATSREDARRGPAVDGVFTLLRDAIRIVPGLEDCEFIEAITGDRPGTPDDMPYLALWGENLVISTGYFRHGILLSALGAHVGADLGLNRTTEYTEALWTSQ; encoded by the coding sequence ATGCTTTTAGAACGCAGCTTTCCACACGTGATCGTCGGCGCCGGGATCATCGGCCTGAGCACCGCCTTTGAGCTTTTCAGCCGGGGCGTACCGGCCACGGACATCGCCATCATAGACCCCGCCCCGCGCAGCGGCGCCACGTTTGCTGCCGGCGGTATGCTCGCCCCCTGCGCGGAGGTGCAGTACAAGCAGGAACCCCTCTACCCACTCATGGTGGAATCGGCGCGCCTCTACCCCGACCTAATCACCCGCCTGCAGGAATACACTGACCAAGACCTGGGGTATCGCACCGAATCCACGTTCGTGGTAGCAGCCGACCGCGCCGACGCCACACACCTCAAAGAACTAACCACGCACCAGCAAGGCCACCTCTTCGAGGTCGAACGCCTGACGCTACGCCAGGCGCGGGCAAAAGAACCGGCGCTGCACCCCCAGCTGGCGGGCGTTGTGGAAATCCCGGGCGACCACCAGATCAATCCGCGCATGTATTCGGCCGCCCTCCTCGCGGTTCTCCAAGAGCGGGGGGTGGCGTTCGTCGAGAAGCAAGCAACAGCACTGAACCGCGAGGACGGGCGCGTGACCAGCGTTGAGTGCGGGGATCTGCGCGTGGACGTCAGCGATACCGCCTACCTGTGCAACGGGCTGGGCGCGGCGCAGGTCACCGGCTGGTACCCCGGCGAGAAGAACCCGCTGCAGCTGCGTCCGGTGCGCGGCGACATGCTGCGCCTGCGCGTGCCGGAAGGCCAGGAGCCGCCGGTGGGGCGCGTGATTCGCGGTTTCGTGGAGGACCGCCCCATTTACATCATCCCGCGCACGGACGGCACCATCGCCGTGGGCGCAACCAGTCGCGAGGACGCGCGCCGCGGACCGGCAGTCGACGGGGTGTTCACGCTGCTTCGCGACGCCATCCGCATCGTCCCCGGCCTGGAAGACTGCGAATTTATCGAAGCAATTACCGGCGACCGCCCCGGCACCCCCGACGACATGCCCTACCTGGCGTTATGGGGCGAAAACCTGGTGATTTCTACCGGCTATTTCCGGCACGGAATCCTACTGTCCGCGCTCGGGGCGCACGTGGGCGCGGACCTGGGCTTGAACCGCACGACCGAATATACGGAGGCATTATGGACATCACAGTAA